The segment AATTGCAGAAGCGATGGCTACTGGATTACCTTGCATCGTATCAAATATACAAAATTTGAAATTTATTGAAGACATCGATGCAGGCATTGTTGTTGATTTTGATAAGACAGAAGAAGCAATAAATAAAATAAATCAGTATTTACAAAAAGATAATTCAAACCATTCACAAAATGCAAAGAAATATTCAACTAATAATTTGAATTGGGACCTGATTGCAAATCAGTATCTTGAAGAGTTTAAACAAGTATGTAAATGAGATTCTTTACTTATTTAGGTTTAATTATGTTAAAACAAATATCTAATAATACCAAAAATACTTTTTCTGGTTACTTATTTGAATATGTATCCTTATTGGTATTCGGATCATTATTTTTATTTTTATATATAAACGAGTATAGAAGCTATATTTTTTTGTCCATCGCTGCAATTGTAGGACTGTTGTTATTTATTATATTTAGAAAAAACTTTAATAATTGTAGTTTAAAAAATTTCAGTGAATCTGTATGTAATACCAATGAAGAGTCAAATAAAAAAAACACAACATCTATATTATTTTTGTTTTTATATTGTATAAGCCTGCTGACCTTATTAGATGGGGTTTATACGAAGACGAGCTGGTACTATCTTTTTATTTCACTATGTGCTGGAATTATTATAATAGAGATTTTGTATCTAGATCCTGAACGTATATGGAAGTTAAGCCTTCTTAAATCTGTGTTGCTATTTCTTAATTTAACTGTGAGTAATCAAATAATATTTCCTTTAGGAATTGGCAATCCTGATAATTTTTATCATATGGATATTATATCCCAGATAATTGAAAATGGAAGCATACCTTTCGGCTATACATATACTTATTTTCCAATACACCATTTATTAGCAAGTATAGCTACGATTACTACAAATATTTCTCTTTCTGAGACATATCACTATCTAGGTTCTGGAGTCATGTCCCTAGGCATCATATTTAGTTTTTTAATAGGAAGGAAATTCATCGGCATAAAATTTGGACTGATAGCTGCTTTACTATTCTGCTGTTCTGATTACCTTATATATTGGGCAAGCCACCCTGTACAATTATCCTACATGTTGCCATTAATTCTCGCATTTCTCACAGTAGTTATATATATAACAAGCGAGCGAACTTCTGCTTTTATTTTATTATATGTTATTTTAAGTACTACTATTGTTTTCTTACATCACTACTCAGCAATGATTGTATTGTTTATGCTCATAGGGATTTTATTCAGTGAATTCGTTTTCAAAATCGAAAATAATGAATACAAACTTAAATCGTCACGTTTGCTTCAAATCTTTACAATAATGCTTTTTGCCCATTGGATGTTTTACTCAGGGATTTTCGGAGGATTCATAAATATATTCAATATGTATAAAAATGCATTTGCTACAGACTTATCCGGAAGTGTAGTGTCACAAACCTATTACGATAAATTGCCTATTGAAACAATACTTATCAATGAATTGGGAAGTTTTATTCTTATCTGTTTATCAACCATAGGATTTTATTATTTATTAAGAAATAGATCAGTCATTGGGAATATCTTTACTAGTATATTTGTAATCTTCATTTCATTGATAGGAATAGGGACAATAATTGATGTTTTTTATTTGTTGCCAAACAGGATATATGCATTTATGCAAGAATTGTCAATGATTTATCTTGCAGCTCTTGCAATAATATGGGTATTAAAAAATAGATCACATCGGTACTCAAAAAACTGTATAGTTATAACAATAATTCTCTTGCAATTTTTATCTGCATCAAGCACAATTGCAGGCTTTGAAACTAGTCCTTTTGTGGGTGAACAAGCCTATTGGAAATTTTATGAAACACCTCATGAAAAAAATGCATTGTTATGGGCAGAATATAACATATTAGGAAACGAAGAGGACTATGCTGTATATTTAAATCCTGGCTTTGTAGTTGGACTAAACGCTTCTTCTAAATTATCGCCCTCATATGACAAAGCCAAAATAAAAAACAAAAATGATAAATATATTTTTGACTTAACAAATCTAAGTTCAAAATATTATATATTTAGTAGTCAATTTGATGTGGAAATTGGGTTTGTTTATCGTAATGTCATGGACAAGTACCACATGGGTTCATCAAATAAGGTAAAAATGGATACTGATACAAAAACAATATTAGATAATAACAGGGATATTATAGGGAAAATATATAGTAATGAATATATAACTATTCACCATAAATAATACGGACTTTCAACATTAGTAAATAAATTTAGATTTCGGAAATAATCTATAGATAATTTCTAAATATCGGAGCTATCCAATGTCAGGGCAGACATATTCAAAAATTTGTACAATAACATCGCCAATTAGTGATGCAAGTGTGACACCGGTCTCGAATTTAGTTAAAATATTGAGATGTATTTCAAAAGATGTATGTTTTATTACTGGTAATGCAGGGTCAAACTTATTTAAAGATGATGAAAGTATACATACAATAGCCATAAATTATAAGTTAGGATCAAATGCATTTTCAAAAATTATTAGATACTCCTTATTGCAATTGAAACTTTCATATCTTATTTTGAGGACTGCTAAAAATTATGACACCCACCTTTATTTTATAGGTTCCAACAATTTAGTATTTCCAATAATAATTTCAAAAATCATGAGGAAAAATGTGGTATTGAGCCTTCCAGGGTCATCAAACATTTTAAAATTTGCAAATGATCGTTTTTACAAAATTGTAAAATTATTTGAAAGTTTTAATATGAGCCTTTCAGACAAGATTATTGTTTATTCACCAAATCTTATCAATGAATGGAACTTAAAAAAATATAATAATAAAATATCATTTGCACATGAGCATTTTTTAGATTTGAATAAATTTAAAATTACATCGCAACTACATGAAAGAGAAAATGTGATTGGTTATGTAGGACGTTTAACTGGAGAAAAGGGAGTTTTTAACTTTATAGAAGCAATTCCATACATAATTAAAAAGAACAAAAATTTAAAATTTATAATTATTGGAGAGGGGATCCTAAGAAATAAAATTGAAGATTTTTTGGATAAAAAGAATCTAAAAGACAATGTTAAATTATTGGGATGGGTACATCACGATCAACTTCCCGATTATTTAAATCAATTTAAACTAACTGTTCTTCCCTCCTACACCGAAGGCTTACCAAATCTCATGTTAGAATCAATGGCCTGCGGAACTCCAGCATTAGCAACGTCTATTGGAGCAATACCAGATGTGATAAAAGACAATGAAAATGGGTTTACTATGGAAGACAATTCTCCAGAATGTATTGCAAAAAATGTGATTCGAGCACTAAATACCCCTCAGTTTGAACAAATTGCAAATTGTGCAAAAGAAAGTGTTAATCAAAAATTTACCCATGAATCTTCTGTTGAAATATACAGAGATGCATTATATAAAGAACACAAACCAAAAATAGTATTTTGATAAACTAAAAAATACCAATTTGTACGATATAATGAAATGGAAATTTATAAAAAAAGAAAGGAATGTTGGTTAAAAGAGTTAATTGATGTCTCATAATTCTTGCAAATTTGTTGTGGTTAACATAGATTAAATTTGTAAGATTTTATCGATAAAACTGATTTTTCCACAGACTTATTTCTTTGTGTGGAATCTTTAATTTAGTCGAAAAATCGCTTTCAATTAATTCTCCTATATTTGTTACAGATTTTCTTTCAATTACATTTAATTCAAAATCATTTTTCATTTCCAAAGCTCGGTTATCAACCCCTATTATTATACATCGTTTTCCATATTGCAATGCCCTCATACCAGCATGTAATCTTGTACCCACATATTCAATGGAATCTTTTTCAAGCACAAAGTCAAAAGCTTTCAAATTTGGTTTTAAAATTTGAATTCTATTTTTAGATGGAGAAATCGTGTCAAAATATTTATAGTCAGTTCTTCCTTGTGGCCAAAAATAGATATTCTCATATTTAGAACACAATGTTTCAATTAACTCAAAATCTTTTGCAGGATCCTTTCTGTAATCAGTTAATGTAAATACAACGTCTTTGGATTTATATTTGGGAATTTTACTGCAATGATTTTTATCCAATTTCCACATTGTAGGACAACCCGTATTCACAACATTATTAATCCCAATAGATTCAAGCATTTCTTTAGTATAATTATCTCTCACTGAATGGATATAACCATCATCCAAAGTCAATTTTAATAACATTTTTGTATATATATTGGGTCTTTTCTGATATTGTTGCCAACCAACTCCAAGAAGTATCACATTTTTTGAAAAACAAGTTGATATTAAGTTTATTTTCCATTGATCTGATCTAAGCATGTTAGATGCAAGCAAATTTGTTCCACCTACAATAGAAAACTTTGTTTTTTTTAATGTATTATAACTTTTCAATCCTAATTTATCATGCGCTGGTAGAATGGAAACAAAATTATTGTTGCATACATCTGAAATAACTTCCCTTACAGATTCCATTATAATATTATTTCCTAAATTAGTTGAACATATAGACGTGTCAAATAAAGCAACATTATCTATCATTATTTCTCCTACTTTAAAATTAAATTTGTATAGATTTTATTAATTTATGTGTTATAAACATATTTTTTCTCAGCATAGTTAGATATAATATTTGTAAGTATCCAAATATGACTTTAGTACCTTTAGCACATCATTCAAAAGAAAAACTGAATAATGCACATGAAATTTTATTTACCCATTCCATAGAACCTGTAGCTATTAATGAACACTCTGATTTCTTGTATAGTAAAACCTCGCAATAATAGCAAAGTGGAAAAATATACAAATGCACATAAAAATATAGTACACATTAAAGCCGATAGACTAAATGGATCTAGTTTTAGAATTAGCAGCGACATTATTACGGATGCTAAAACCGTTTTCACAATAAACAGGATATCGACATGAATTTTAATAGAATTTGAGATATAATAAGATGTTATAACCAATGATAACGCGTATGAAATTAATGTAGTCATTGCTGCAGCAACTATTCCTATAATAGGAATTAATAAAATGTTTAATAAAATATTTAATATTGCACTTATAGTCCAAATTTTTCCTATTATTTTGGTTTTTTGCTCCAATAGTAGTATTTGATAGAATATAGAGTAAATGCCCCACAGTAATGTACTTAATGCAACAAATGGAGTAATTAGATAACTTTTAGATGCAATCTCTGATGTAGTCAACACTATAAGTAGTGGTTTTGATAACAAAGACAATCCAAAAACTGATGGAATTGATACTGCTAAAAAATATTTCAACGAAATGCTTAAAATTTCTTCTACCCGTTTGATATTGTTTTCATCATAGTATTTTGAAAGAAACATTGGCAAAACAAAATTAAGTGGTTGGAAAAACATATTTATTATATTTCCTAGTGTATATCCCGGTACGTAATATCCTACAAATGCTGTTCCAAAAAAATAACTGATGATGTACCGATCACTCATGCTTATAGTCCAATCTGAAATTTTACTAGGCACAATTGGAAGTCCAAAAGCTAGATACTTTTTGAGATTTCTATATTGTGGTTTTTTGAGCCCTATATCTGAAAATATATAGAAAAACTCTACAAATAATGTAAAAGAATAACTGATTAAAAGGCCTGTAATAGCCCCTTTTATTTGAAAATTCATTAATATAAAAAAAGAAACAAACAACATTTTAGAAGCAGTTTCAAAAAATACAAAGAATGAGTGTCTCTTAATTTTTTGAGATGCTCGGAAGTAATTTAAAGACATTAAATGTAGACCTTTAATAATTACAATCAATGATAATATTTTTACAGCCCATACATTTTCATTAAATAGAATTGTTGCAATTGAATCTGCAAACAAATAAAGTACTATAGCTATACATATATTAGTAAATAATATTACAGAAGTAAGTGAATAGAATATGTCTTGAATATTTTTCTTTTCTTTTATCGATGGCAAAAAACGGACCATCGTAAGGCTTAGACCAGCATTCGCAACATTGGAAATAATCTCGATTGTAATTATAATTTGTACCCAAATGCCATAATCATTAATTGAAAGATTTTTAGTTAAAATCGGCAATAATATAAGTCCACTTATCCCCACGAGAAGTTGTGTAACTCCAACCAGCCCTACCCTTTGTACAAAAAGTTTATAGAAATCCGACATCATAATTATTTATCCCCATGGCTCACAATTGAGTACAAAATGGTTGGCTGCAGCAATCTGAAAGTATCAGAATATATTATAAGCTGTTTTTGTGACCTAAGCTGCAATTGCATATGAATATGGCTGCCCTTTCCAAATTGATCAGTAATATAGTTTATCTTCTATCAAAATTCACT is part of the Methanococcoides orientis genome and harbors:
- a CDS encoding lipopolysaccharide biosynthesis protein, translated to MMSDFYKLFVQRVGLVGVTQLLVGISGLILLPILTKNLSINDYGIWVQIIITIEIISNVANAGLSLTMVRFLPSIKEKKNIQDIFYSLTSVILFTNICIAIVLYLFADSIATILFNENVWAVKILSLIVIIKGLHLMSLNYFRASQKIKRHSFFVFFETASKMLFVSFFILMNFQIKGAITGLLISYSFTLFVEFFYIFSDIGLKKPQYRNLKKYLAFGLPIVPSKISDWTISMSDRYIISYFFGTAFVGYYVPGYTLGNIINMFFQPLNFVLPMFLSKYYDENNIKRVEEILSISLKYFLAVSIPSVFGLSLLSKPLLIVLTTSEIASKSYLITPFVALSTLLWGIYSIFYQILLLEQKTKIIGKIWTISAILNILLNILLIPIIGIVAAAMTTLISYALSLVITSYYISNSIKIHVDILFIVKTVLASVIMSLLILKLDPFSLSALMCTIFLCAFVYFSTLLLLRGFTIQEIRVFINSYRFYGMGK
- a CDS encoding polysaccharide pyruvyl transferase family protein, with the translated sequence MIDNVALFDTSICSTNLGNNIIMESVREVISDVCNNNFVSILPAHDKLGLKSYNTLKKTKFSIVGGTNLLASNMLRSDQWKINLISTCFSKNVILLGVGWQQYQKRPNIYTKMLLKLTLDDGYIHSVRDNYTKEMLESIGINNVVNTGCPTMWKLDKNHCSKIPKYKSKDVVFTLTDYRKDPAKDFELIETLCSKYENIYFWPQGRTDYKYFDTISPSKNRIQILKPNLKAFDFVLEKDSIEYVGTRLHAGMRALQYGKRCIIIGVDNRALEMKNDFELNVIERKSVTNIGELIESDFSTKLKIPHKEISLWKNQFYR
- a CDS encoding glycosyltransferase, with translation MSGQTYSKICTITSPISDASVTPVSNLVKILRCISKDVCFITGNAGSNLFKDDESIHTIAINYKLGSNAFSKIIRYSLLQLKLSYLILRTAKNYDTHLYFIGSNNLVFPIIISKIMRKNVVLSLPGSSNILKFANDRFYKIVKLFESFNMSLSDKIIVYSPNLINEWNLKKYNNKISFAHEHFLDLNKFKITSQLHERENVIGYVGRLTGEKGVFNFIEAIPYIIKKNKNLKFIIIGEGILRNKIEDFLDKKNLKDNVKLLGWVHHDQLPDYLNQFKLTVLPSYTEGLPNLMLESMACGTPALATSIGAIPDVIKDNENGFTMEDNSPECIAKNVIRALNTPQFEQIANCAKESVNQKFTHESSVEIYRDALYKEHKPKIVF